The DNA segment TATCAGGCACAGAGGGCCTGATAGTGAAGAGACGTATGTGGATGGGAGCGTCTCACTGGGGCATAGAAGACTGACAGTGTTCAACCCGTCGGGAGATGGCCATCAGTCCATGCCCAGCGAGGATGGAAGCCTTGTTATATCGTTCAATGGGAGGATCCATAATTATTCAGAATTGCTGGATGAAACGGCATCCGGAGGAGATAGCCTGAAAAGCCGGGGTGATGCGGAACTTATACTGGATTGCTATAAGGAATATGGCACCGACTGCGTGCAGCATTTCAATGGCATGTGGGCTTTCTGCATCTATGATAAAGCAAAGCAGACACTTTTTCTTAGCAGGGACAGGTTCGGGATCAAGCCCCTGTACTATTATTACGATGGCAGTTCCTTCATTTTCGCCTCGGAGATCAAGGCCATCCTCGAGCACGACATACCCCGCAAGGAAAACAGGGAGATAATATTCGATTACCTTTACTACAACCTGACAGATCACACGGAGGACACCTTTTTCGAGGGCATCAGGAGACTTATGCCAGGGCATAACCTTGTCTTTGATCTCAGGAACGGGAAAATGGAGATCAGCGAGTATTATAATATCAGGGCACGGATCCGAAGAACTCCAGCGGACTATGAAAAGATAAGAGAACTGTTCACGGGTTCAGTTAGAAGATCTGTCGCTTCAGATGCACCTGTAGGCAGTTGCCTGAGCGGAGGGATCGACTCCTCATCGATAGTCGTCACCATGAGAAAAGTAGACCCAGACGCCCTTATAAAGACATTCTCCATGAAGTTCCCGGGGAAGAACATCGATGAAAGCATGTATCAGAAAGATGTCAGCAGGAAGGCAGGTGCTTTGAACTACTCCGTAACTCCCGAACCTGCAGAGCTCATGCGGGATCTTGAAGACCTGTTCATGACACAGGAGGAGCCATTCAGCGGAACAAGCGTGTACGGGCAGTACAGGGTCATGAAGCTTGCAAAGGATAATGGTGTCACTGTCCTGCTGGATGGTCAGGGGGCTGACCAGGTCCTTTCGGGAAGCAGCTATTTTAACGGTTACTATTACTATGAGCTGATGAAAAGACTGGATATTGTCAACCTTTTAAGGGAAGCAAGCCAGAGCTATCATAAATCCAGATGCCTTTCCCCGTTGATGTACCTGTTCCTGCGCGTGGCTCCTGAAGATATAAAGAGGTCCCTTTACAACCACCATAAGGTTCCTTACCTCGCCAGGAGCTTCATTAAAGAGAACGAACACCGCAAAGATATCCGGTGGTACCTTTCCTCACTGGATGAGGCTGTCTGCGGCAGTGTCAGCCTGTATGCTCTGCCGCACCTGCTGAGGTTCCTTGACAAGAACTCCATGCGGTTCTCAATTGAATCCAGGCTTCCCTTCCTTGACCATGTTTTAGTGGAGTACCTGCTTTCCCTGCCTTCGGCACAACGGATAAACAACGGAGTTACAAAATATGCATTCAGGAAAGCTATGGAAGGGGAACTCCCGGAAAGCGTGCTTGCAAGGCACGACAAGATAGGTTTCGCAACACCTGAGGAGAGCTGGCTGAACGAAAAGAGGATCAGGGACTTTGTCTACCGCATCATAGATTCTGAAGATTTCAGGTCAAGGGATTTCTGGAGCTGGGCCCTGGTGAAAGACATGTTCAAAAAGCTTCATTCCGGCGAATCCCAGAACATCTTTGTGGGGACAGAAATATGGAGGTGCATATCGGTGGAACTGTGGATGAGGATGTTTATAGAAAGAAAGGGATTCCCAGCCACTCCAGAAGAAAGCGGTATAAAGGTGCCCATTTATAGCCCGATCCTATAAATAGGTCTCATCTGTTCCCACCGCTCCCTGGCAAGCATAAGAAGAGAGCTCACATGAGTGAACTGCTCTTCTTGTACAGGTTGAGGTATACCCACTCGGCCACAACCCCAATGTTCCTGCGCCTGAATACCCTGTAATTTGTCTCAAGGGAAGGATTAAAGCGTGATTTAAAAGAGCAAAGCCGCTGTGTGTCAGCTCCTCCTATCTCGAACATGCGGCCTGTTTCCCTGGCTATTTTGACAAGTTCCCAGAATATAAGCTCATTGACAGGCAGGTTCACATCAGGTTTGGGTGTGCCCAGCCATGAGATCACCTTGTCCTTGTATATAATGACGATACTGGACCCTATGATATTGCCATTTTCGTCATACACGTAATATAACTTTATATTAGCAGGATACAGTCGAAGGAGGTCTGCAAGATAATCCATATTCATGATCGGGAATCTTATACCCTGTTCCTCATATCTTTTAGATAACAGATCCGAAAACAATGAGAGGTCATTGCTCTCTTTCATCTCCATATTGAACTTGTTTTTCCGGATCTTGTTTATCATGTTCCTCGTCGATCGGCTGAATCCGCTGAATATGTCATCCAGGGGAGCATCAGTAGGAATATAATAAGTGAACAGAGGGTCAACTGAATAACCATTCCATTTGAACTCCCTGATGTCATCCAGAGACGGTGTCAACTGGAAAGACACATAGGCAGGAGATATTTCTTCAAGTCTTTCGGTTACTAGTTTTATAATCTCCCTGAGGCGGACCTCCTTGCCGTTCTGTGTAAGATCGGCATAGTCTGAACTCATTATAAATCCCATGTATGGTACCCCTGTGCGCGGGGGTGGAGAGAGTGCCACGTTCAACCCGTAATTTGTCTTCAGGAAAGCCGGAAATATACATATCAGGTTATCATCGCTATACATAGCATAAGGAAGCAAAGTGTAACCTGTATGCTTCTCAATGGCCTTCAGAAAACCCCATTTATGAAAAAGAGTCCCATATGGACTACTGTCGACAAAATCGTCCCATATGCTGGAATCATCTATAACCAATAATTGCATCATCCCCTCCCAAATATCAAAGAATAATCCTTATACACTGATGATAAAGCGCCCCGGACATAAAGCCATCCCAAAGCCATATCCTGAAAGGGCGATCCTCATAGACAGAAGTTTATCCAGGCATTTACACATTACTGTAATCCTATGCAATATCTGTTTATACGCTCTTTTATTTAACTATTCACTTATCGGTCTTTAGGACCAATCTTTTACTGCACATGATTAATTATAGAGAAATAATTGCAGCTGCTGAAAAGAGGAACGGGTTTTATAGCTGAAGCCTAATATAAGACTAGGGTTGGTGCATGGGGAATCTTACCAATAGATATGATAAGACGTATAGCGCTATTCTTTTAGGGAGTTGCGCACTTGCAATACTGGGCGTGTCATTGCCATTGTTATTCGGACAGGCAAATCTGGCCATGCTTGGCTCTTATTTGGCTGTCCCAATGATCCTGGCCCCGATACTTTACGTGAGACAGAAGAACAATAGGGACTATTTCAGTGAAATAGACAGCAAATATTACTATCTATTCCCGGCGCTCTTCTTCGTATTCTTTGCCATATCTATAGCACTGCTTTACTTTAATGCGATCAGGCCTTACAGCTATTATGCAGTCATAACCGTAATGGCCACATTGATCCTTGCCCAGATCCTTTTCTTCCCGACTGGACGAAGCAGGTCCATGCTGATACTCTTCCAGTCAAGCCTCCTACTGCTTGACATCATATGGGGAGTGAGCCTGAACTACTTTTTCTCCATTGAGAGAACTGACTCCTTCTTCCATTCATGGATGATCCAGATACTTGTGGAAGAAGGGACCATCAACGAGAATTTCGACCTGTATAGGAATTTTCCCCTGTGGCATATCCTCTGCGCCGCGATCTACAAGGTCAGTGCCATGGATATGTCGTATTATAAGGCCATGTACCTGGTCAACGGAGTTATTTTTGCAGCCATACCTCCGGGAGTGTACATACTCTCAAAGAAACTGTTCACCGAGGAAAAAGTAGCTCTGCTCGCTGCCCTCTTTGTGTCCTTCTATCCTGAAGTGCTCAAATACGGGATAGCCGCACTTGCAAGAAGCCCCATCTCCTTCTTAGGCATATTGCTCGTGATCACACTGCTGTACCACAGGAGCTTTGCTGCCACCCTGATGGCTATTGCCATGACGATATCCATAATTGTGTTCCATACGGTATCAATTCCTTTCTTGCTTGCGGTGTTTGCAGTACTATACCTGCTCCAGAGGATATACGGCGTAGTAAGCGAACAAGAGATAGTGGACGCCGATTACTTGGCATTTGCAGTTGCTGCAATGTTAGCCTACTGGATGTATATCTCTATAAGCCTTTTCGAAACGATCATTAACAACATAACGGCTTCAGCTCCTGACGAGGTTTCAACTAGAGGCGTTTTTCTGGCTCCTCTTAACGAGCTGTTCAATTACCTTCACTATTCACCGCTTCTCTTCTTCTTGCTCATCGGGACACTGGAAGCATTGAGGAAAGATCGTATACCACATGGTGTAAAAGTTGTATGTATTGCCGCATTACTTTTCACTGCTGTATCTTTTCCTGGCCCGGGTCTGCTCATCACCAAACTGGGCGGCAACTTTAATATTGACAGGTTTGGAGAGTACGTCTTCTTCCTGATAGTCTTTGCCGCATCCTTTGGTTTCTACACCATTTATACCAGATCCAGGAGACACTTAAAAAGCACTTTGATAATACTTTTCATGATACTGGTGTTCCTTTCGGTTTCCAATGACTTCATCGCTTCGGACAATCCGCTTGTCAAACGGCCGTTCTATACATTCTACCTGACGGAAGAAGAAGTAAATGGCTTTGATCACGC comes from the Methanolobus chelungpuianus genome and includes:
- the asnB gene encoding asparagine synthase (glutamine-hydrolyzing), producing MCGVTGFNWKNERLLHKMGEAIRHRGPDSEETYVDGSVSLGHRRLTVFNPSGDGHQSMPSEDGSLVISFNGRIHNYSELLDETASGGDSLKSRGDAELILDCYKEYGTDCVQHFNGMWAFCIYDKAKQTLFLSRDRFGIKPLYYYYDGSSFIFASEIKAILEHDIPRKENREIIFDYLYYNLTDHTEDTFFEGIRRLMPGHNLVFDLRNGKMEISEYYNIRARIRRTPADYEKIRELFTGSVRRSVASDAPVGSCLSGGIDSSSIVVTMRKVDPDALIKTFSMKFPGKNIDESMYQKDVSRKAGALNYSVTPEPAELMRDLEDLFMTQEEPFSGTSVYGQYRVMKLAKDNGVTVLLDGQGADQVLSGSSYFNGYYYYELMKRLDIVNLLREASQSYHKSRCLSPLMYLFLRVAPEDIKRSLYNHHKVPYLARSFIKENEHRKDIRWYLSSLDEAVCGSVSLYALPHLLRFLDKNSMRFSIESRLPFLDHVLVEYLLSLPSAQRINNGVTKYAFRKAMEGELPESVLARHDKIGFATPEESWLNEKRIRDFVYRIIDSEDFRSRDFWSWALVKDMFKKLHSGESQNIFVGTEIWRCISVELWMRMFIERKGFPATPEESGIKVPIYSPIL
- a CDS encoding GNAT family N-acetyltransferase; this translates as MQLLVIDDSSIWDDFVDSSPYGTLFHKWGFLKAIEKHTGYTLLPYAMYSDDNLICIFPAFLKTNYGLNVALSPPPRTGVPYMGFIMSSDYADLTQNGKEVRLREIIKLVTERLEEISPAYVSFQLTPSLDDIREFKWNGYSVDPLFTYYIPTDAPLDDIFSGFSRSTRNMINKIRKNKFNMEMKESNDLSLFSDLLSKRYEEQGIRFPIMNMDYLADLLRLYPANIKLYYVYDENGNIIGSSIVIIYKDKVISWLGTPKPDVNLPVNELIFWELVKIARETGRMFEIGGADTQRLCSFKSRFNPSLETNYRVFRRRNIGVVAEWVYLNLYKKSSSLM